One part of the Salvelinus fontinalis isolate EN_2023a chromosome 4, ASM2944872v1, whole genome shotgun sequence genome encodes these proteins:
- the LOC129853404 gene encoding ral guanine nucleotide dissociation stimulator-like isoform X1, translating into MVHFMGMCSDAQSIKSGYLDEMFDAGTWKVRNIWDGVKLEVGEDESPVVLNSFTHLDPDLPLFENSTQEIGEEVEEGAVFTITLRKVQLHQSASKGQRWLGVETDSALSLYETCKVRTIKAGTLERLVEYMVSAFRGKDSTYVTIFLCTYRSFATTKQVLDLLLNRYANLQNQPGIDVHRHTQDDSTELRNTVSSILGAWLDQYSEDFWSPPQYSCLHHLMSYLHHHFPGSDLERRARNLLALLHRKQQCEPDLDEHIGCPFAMQEESGFEDELPALNFLSFDPIMVAEQFTLMDADLFKKVVPYHCLGGIWSQRDKKGKEHLAPTIRATVAQFNCVTNCVITTCLSNPCLKPTQRARLVERWIEVARECRILKNFSSLRAILSALQCNSLHRLKRTWDEVSRENFRTFRELSEIFSDDNNYSLSRELLVKEGTSKFATLEINPKRAQRRHQQQRDLGVMQGTIPYLGTFLTDLVMMDTAMKDYTESGLINFEKRRKEFEVIAQIKLLQLASNNYSFTQDSFFREWFSGGERLSEAESYTLSCEIEPLSESSSNTIRAKKNGGIMKRWSDRQLTEASCSSAGSSHSKLFDQSHIRPCQRGGGDSGDTLSVTSAGSSGSDLEDVNASFLSDSPDAHERKTSTSSVKHSVSALGKESQTPDPNSTFWESTSLSSLDTSGMGSGSGSSSASSSSVSSTTPLPGASRSHKRSVSAVSCYSTLSLPLYNQQVDDCCIIRVSLDVDNGNMYKSILVTSQDKTPAVISKAMVKHNLEREKTEDYELMQKISEEKELRIPNNANVFYAMNSTANYDFVLKKRGLSKKGRAKSVASSTLPRMKQKGLKIAKGIF; encoded by the exons ATGGTCCACTTTATGGGGATGTGCTCTGATGCGCAAAGCATCAAATCGGGATACCTCGATGAGATGTTCGATGCTGGAACATGGAAGGTGCGCAATATTTGGGATGGGGTAAAGCTGGAGGTTGGCGAGGACGAAAGTCCGGTGGTCCTTAACAGTTTTACACATTTGGACCCTGATCTACCACTATTTGAG AACTCGACACAGGAGATCggagaggaggtggaagagggggCAGTCTTCACCATCACCCTGAGGAAGGTACAGTTGCACCAGTCGGCCAGTAAGGGACAGCGATGGCTGGGCGTGGAGACAGACTCTGCTCTCAGCCTGTATGAGACGTGTAAAGTACGCACCATAAAGGCTGGTACGTTGGAGAGGCTGGTGGAATACATGGTGTCTGCGTTCAGGGGCAAGGACTCCACCTACGTCACCATCTTCCTCTGCACCTACCGCTCCTTCGCCACCACCAAGCAGGTGCTGGACCTCCTACTCAACAG GTATGCCAATCTACAGAACCAACCTGGGATAGatgtacacagacacactcagGATGACAGCACAGAGCTCAGAAA CACTGTGTCGTCCATCCTGGGGGCGTGGCTGGACCAGTACTCAGAGGACTTCTGGAGCCCTCCGCAGTATAGCTGTCTACACCACCTGATGTCCTACCTGCACCACCACTTCCCTGGCTCTGACCTGGAGCGCCGCGCACGCAACCTGCTGGCCCTCTTGCACCGAAAGCAGCAGTGTGAGCCCGACCTCGACG AGCACATTGGCTGTCCCTTCGCCATGCAGGAAGAGAGTGGCTTTGAAGACGAGCTTCCTGCCCTGAACTTCTTGTCCTTTGACCCCATCATGGTTGCCGAGCAGTTCACACTCATGGATGCG GATCTGTTCAAGAAGGTGGTCCCTTACCACTGCCTGGGGGGCATCTGGTCCCAGCGGGATAAGAAGGGGAAGGAACACCTGGCCCCCACCATTCGGGCCACAGTGGCCCAGTTCAACTGTGTCACCAACTGTGTCATCACCACCTGCCTGAGCAACCCCTGTCTGAAACCCACCCAGCGAGCCAGACTGGTGGAGCGCTGGATAGAGGTGGCCAGG GAATGTCGTATCCTCAAGAACTTCTCGTCCCTGCGAGCTATTCTCTCTGCCCTGCAGTGTAACTCTCTCCACCGACTCAAGAGGACATGGGATGAGGTGTCCAG AGAGAATTTCCGCACCTTCCGTGAGCTGTCAGAGATCTTCTCAGATGACAACAACTACTCTCTAAGCCGAGAGCTGCTGGTCAAG gagggCACCTCCAAATTTGCCACCCTGGAAATCAACCCAAAACGAGCACAGAGGAGACACCAACAGCAGAGAGACTTG GGGGTGATGCAGGGGACCATTCCTTACCTGGGCACCTTCCTCACTGACCTGGTCATGATGGACACAGCTATGAAAGACTACACAGAG AGTGGACTCATCAACTTTGAGAAGCGACGAAAG GAGTTTGAGGTGATAGCTCAGATTAAGCTGCTGCAGCTGGCATCCAACAACTACAGTTTCACCCAGGACAGCTTCTTCAGGGAGTGGTTCTCAGGAGGGGAGAGACTCAGTGAggcagagag CTACACTCTGTCCTGTGAGATTGAACCGCTGTCAGAGTCATCCAGCAATACTATCAGAGCCAAGAAAAACGGCGGCATCATGAAACGCTGGAGCGA TCGCCAGTTAACTGAGGCCAGCTGCAGCAGTGCAGGAAGCTCCCATTCCAAGTTGTTTGACCAGTCCCACATCAGACCGtgccagagagggggaggtgaTAGTGGGGACACCCTCAGCGTCACCTCAGCTGGCTCCAGTGGCTCTGACCTGGAGGATGTCAACGCCAGCTTCCTGTCTGACTCGCCGGATGCCCACGAGAGAAAG acctctaCATCCTCAGTAAAACATTCCGTCTCTGCTTTGGGGAAAGAAAGCCAGACTCCTGATCCCAACTCCACG ttTTGGGAGTCCACctccctgtcttctctagacACCTCAGGCATGGGTTCTGGTTCTGGCTCCAGCAGCGCCTcgtcctcctctgtgtcctccaccactcctctcccaGGTGCCTCACGCTCCCACAAGCGCTCCGTCTCAGCCGTGTCCTgctactctactctctccctgcccctctaCAACCAGCAGGTGGATGACTGCTGCATCATCAGAGTCAGCCTAGACGTGGACAACGGCAACATGTACAAGAGCATCCTG GTGACCAGTCAGGACAAGACACCAGCAGTCATCAGTAAAGCCATGGTGAAACACAACCTGGAGCGAGAGAAAACGGAGGACTATGAGTTGATGCAAAAAATCTCTGAAGAAAAAG AGCTGCGGATCCCAAACAATGCCAACGTTTTCTATGCCATGAACTCTACCGCCAACTATGACTTTGTGCTGAAGAAACGTGGCTTGTCCAAGAAAGGCCGTGCCAAGAGTGTAGCCAGCTCCACGCTGCCCCGCATGAAGCAGAAGGGCCTAAAAATCGCCAAAGGGATCTTCTGA
- the LOC129853404 gene encoding ral guanine nucleotide dissociation stimulator-like isoform X2 gives MWAQWTCGLLRSRGCCRTQSMCQAAFITVRHREVDKQNSTQEIGEEVEEGAVFTITLRKVQLHQSASKGQRWLGVETDSALSLYETCKVRTIKAGTLERLVEYMVSAFRGKDSTYVTIFLCTYRSFATTKQVLDLLLNRYANLQNQPGIDVHRHTQDDSTELRNTVSSILGAWLDQYSEDFWSPPQYSCLHHLMSYLHHHFPGSDLERRARNLLALLHRKQQCEPDLDEHIGCPFAMQEESGFEDELPALNFLSFDPIMVAEQFTLMDADLFKKVVPYHCLGGIWSQRDKKGKEHLAPTIRATVAQFNCVTNCVITTCLSNPCLKPTQRARLVERWIEVARECRILKNFSSLRAILSALQCNSLHRLKRTWDEVSRENFRTFRELSEIFSDDNNYSLSRELLVKEGTSKFATLEINPKRAQRRHQQQRDLGVMQGTIPYLGTFLTDLVMMDTAMKDYTESGLINFEKRRKEFEVIAQIKLLQLASNNYSFTQDSFFREWFSGGERLSEAESYTLSCEIEPLSESSSNTIRAKKNGGIMKRWSDRQLTEASCSSAGSSHSKLFDQSHIRPCQRGGGDSGDTLSVTSAGSSGSDLEDVNASFLSDSPDAHERKTSTSSVKHSVSALGKESQTPDPNSTFWESTSLSSLDTSGMGSGSGSSSASSSSVSSTTPLPGASRSHKRSVSAVSCYSTLSLPLYNQQVDDCCIIRVSLDVDNGNMYKSILVTSQDKTPAVISKAMVKHNLEREKTEDYELMQKISEEKELRIPNNANVFYAMNSTANYDFVLKKRGLSKKGRAKSVASSTLPRMKQKGLKIAKGIF, from the exons GCTGAGGAGTAGAGGCTGCTGTAGGACTCAGTCTATGTGCCAGGctgccttcattactgtgagacacAGAGAGGTAGACAAACAG AACTCGACACAGGAGATCggagaggaggtggaagagggggCAGTCTTCACCATCACCCTGAGGAAGGTACAGTTGCACCAGTCGGCCAGTAAGGGACAGCGATGGCTGGGCGTGGAGACAGACTCTGCTCTCAGCCTGTATGAGACGTGTAAAGTACGCACCATAAAGGCTGGTACGTTGGAGAGGCTGGTGGAATACATGGTGTCTGCGTTCAGGGGCAAGGACTCCACCTACGTCACCATCTTCCTCTGCACCTACCGCTCCTTCGCCACCACCAAGCAGGTGCTGGACCTCCTACTCAACAG GTATGCCAATCTACAGAACCAACCTGGGATAGatgtacacagacacactcagGATGACAGCACAGAGCTCAGAAA CACTGTGTCGTCCATCCTGGGGGCGTGGCTGGACCAGTACTCAGAGGACTTCTGGAGCCCTCCGCAGTATAGCTGTCTACACCACCTGATGTCCTACCTGCACCACCACTTCCCTGGCTCTGACCTGGAGCGCCGCGCACGCAACCTGCTGGCCCTCTTGCACCGAAAGCAGCAGTGTGAGCCCGACCTCGACG AGCACATTGGCTGTCCCTTCGCCATGCAGGAAGAGAGTGGCTTTGAAGACGAGCTTCCTGCCCTGAACTTCTTGTCCTTTGACCCCATCATGGTTGCCGAGCAGTTCACACTCATGGATGCG GATCTGTTCAAGAAGGTGGTCCCTTACCACTGCCTGGGGGGCATCTGGTCCCAGCGGGATAAGAAGGGGAAGGAACACCTGGCCCCCACCATTCGGGCCACAGTGGCCCAGTTCAACTGTGTCACCAACTGTGTCATCACCACCTGCCTGAGCAACCCCTGTCTGAAACCCACCCAGCGAGCCAGACTGGTGGAGCGCTGGATAGAGGTGGCCAGG GAATGTCGTATCCTCAAGAACTTCTCGTCCCTGCGAGCTATTCTCTCTGCCCTGCAGTGTAACTCTCTCCACCGACTCAAGAGGACATGGGATGAGGTGTCCAG AGAGAATTTCCGCACCTTCCGTGAGCTGTCAGAGATCTTCTCAGATGACAACAACTACTCTCTAAGCCGAGAGCTGCTGGTCAAG gagggCACCTCCAAATTTGCCACCCTGGAAATCAACCCAAAACGAGCACAGAGGAGACACCAACAGCAGAGAGACTTG GGGGTGATGCAGGGGACCATTCCTTACCTGGGCACCTTCCTCACTGACCTGGTCATGATGGACACAGCTATGAAAGACTACACAGAG AGTGGACTCATCAACTTTGAGAAGCGACGAAAG GAGTTTGAGGTGATAGCTCAGATTAAGCTGCTGCAGCTGGCATCCAACAACTACAGTTTCACCCAGGACAGCTTCTTCAGGGAGTGGTTCTCAGGAGGGGAGAGACTCAGTGAggcagagag CTACACTCTGTCCTGTGAGATTGAACCGCTGTCAGAGTCATCCAGCAATACTATCAGAGCCAAGAAAAACGGCGGCATCATGAAACGCTGGAGCGA TCGCCAGTTAACTGAGGCCAGCTGCAGCAGTGCAGGAAGCTCCCATTCCAAGTTGTTTGACCAGTCCCACATCAGACCGtgccagagagggggaggtgaTAGTGGGGACACCCTCAGCGTCACCTCAGCTGGCTCCAGTGGCTCTGACCTGGAGGATGTCAACGCCAGCTTCCTGTCTGACTCGCCGGATGCCCACGAGAGAAAG acctctaCATCCTCAGTAAAACATTCCGTCTCTGCTTTGGGGAAAGAAAGCCAGACTCCTGATCCCAACTCCACG ttTTGGGAGTCCACctccctgtcttctctagacACCTCAGGCATGGGTTCTGGTTCTGGCTCCAGCAGCGCCTcgtcctcctctgtgtcctccaccactcctctcccaGGTGCCTCACGCTCCCACAAGCGCTCCGTCTCAGCCGTGTCCTgctactctactctctccctgcccctctaCAACCAGCAGGTGGATGACTGCTGCATCATCAGAGTCAGCCTAGACGTGGACAACGGCAACATGTACAAGAGCATCCTG GTGACCAGTCAGGACAAGACACCAGCAGTCATCAGTAAAGCCATGGTGAAACACAACCTGGAGCGAGAGAAAACGGAGGACTATGAGTTGATGCAAAAAATCTCTGAAGAAAAAG AGCTGCGGATCCCAAACAATGCCAACGTTTTCTATGCCATGAACTCTACCGCCAACTATGACTTTGTGCTGAAGAAACGTGGCTTGTCCAAGAAAGGCCGTGCCAAGAGTGTAGCCAGCTCCACGCTGCCCCGCATGAAGCAGAAGGGCCTAAAAATCGCCAAAGGGATCTTCTGA
- the LOC129853404 gene encoding ral guanine nucleotide dissociation stimulator-like isoform X4: MIMLEKQNSTQEIGEEVEEGAVFTITLRKVQLHQSASKGQRWLGVETDSALSLYETCKVRTIKAGTLERLVEYMVSAFRGKDSTYVTIFLCTYRSFATTKQVLDLLLNRYANLQNQPGIDVHRHTQDDSTELRNTVSSILGAWLDQYSEDFWSPPQYSCLHHLMSYLHHHFPGSDLERRARNLLALLHRKQQCEPDLDEHIGCPFAMQEESGFEDELPALNFLSFDPIMVAEQFTLMDADLFKKVVPYHCLGGIWSQRDKKGKEHLAPTIRATVAQFNCVTNCVITTCLSNPCLKPTQRARLVERWIEVARECRILKNFSSLRAILSALQCNSLHRLKRTWDEVSRENFRTFRELSEIFSDDNNYSLSRELLVKEGTSKFATLEINPKRAQRRHQQQRDLGVMQGTIPYLGTFLTDLVMMDTAMKDYTESGLINFEKRRKEFEVIAQIKLLQLASNNYSFTQDSFFREWFSGGERLSEAESYTLSCEIEPLSESSSNTIRAKKNGGIMKRWSDRQLTEASCSSAGSSHSKLFDQSHIRPCQRGGGDSGDTLSVTSAGSSGSDLEDVNASFLSDSPDAHERKTSTSSVKHSVSALGKESQTPDPNSTFWESTSLSSLDTSGMGSGSGSSSASSSSVSSTTPLPGASRSHKRSVSAVSCYSTLSLPLYNQQVDDCCIIRVSLDVDNGNMYKSILVTSQDKTPAVISKAMVKHNLEREKTEDYELMQKISEEKELRIPNNANVFYAMNSTANYDFVLKKRGLSKKGRAKSVASSTLPRMKQKGLKIAKGIF; encoded by the exons AACTCGACACAGGAGATCggagaggaggtggaagagggggCAGTCTTCACCATCACCCTGAGGAAGGTACAGTTGCACCAGTCGGCCAGTAAGGGACAGCGATGGCTGGGCGTGGAGACAGACTCTGCTCTCAGCCTGTATGAGACGTGTAAAGTACGCACCATAAAGGCTGGTACGTTGGAGAGGCTGGTGGAATACATGGTGTCTGCGTTCAGGGGCAAGGACTCCACCTACGTCACCATCTTCCTCTGCACCTACCGCTCCTTCGCCACCACCAAGCAGGTGCTGGACCTCCTACTCAACAG GTATGCCAATCTACAGAACCAACCTGGGATAGatgtacacagacacactcagGATGACAGCACAGAGCTCAGAAA CACTGTGTCGTCCATCCTGGGGGCGTGGCTGGACCAGTACTCAGAGGACTTCTGGAGCCCTCCGCAGTATAGCTGTCTACACCACCTGATGTCCTACCTGCACCACCACTTCCCTGGCTCTGACCTGGAGCGCCGCGCACGCAACCTGCTGGCCCTCTTGCACCGAAAGCAGCAGTGTGAGCCCGACCTCGACG AGCACATTGGCTGTCCCTTCGCCATGCAGGAAGAGAGTGGCTTTGAAGACGAGCTTCCTGCCCTGAACTTCTTGTCCTTTGACCCCATCATGGTTGCCGAGCAGTTCACACTCATGGATGCG GATCTGTTCAAGAAGGTGGTCCCTTACCACTGCCTGGGGGGCATCTGGTCCCAGCGGGATAAGAAGGGGAAGGAACACCTGGCCCCCACCATTCGGGCCACAGTGGCCCAGTTCAACTGTGTCACCAACTGTGTCATCACCACCTGCCTGAGCAACCCCTGTCTGAAACCCACCCAGCGAGCCAGACTGGTGGAGCGCTGGATAGAGGTGGCCAGG GAATGTCGTATCCTCAAGAACTTCTCGTCCCTGCGAGCTATTCTCTCTGCCCTGCAGTGTAACTCTCTCCACCGACTCAAGAGGACATGGGATGAGGTGTCCAG AGAGAATTTCCGCACCTTCCGTGAGCTGTCAGAGATCTTCTCAGATGACAACAACTACTCTCTAAGCCGAGAGCTGCTGGTCAAG gagggCACCTCCAAATTTGCCACCCTGGAAATCAACCCAAAACGAGCACAGAGGAGACACCAACAGCAGAGAGACTTG GGGGTGATGCAGGGGACCATTCCTTACCTGGGCACCTTCCTCACTGACCTGGTCATGATGGACACAGCTATGAAAGACTACACAGAG AGTGGACTCATCAACTTTGAGAAGCGACGAAAG GAGTTTGAGGTGATAGCTCAGATTAAGCTGCTGCAGCTGGCATCCAACAACTACAGTTTCACCCAGGACAGCTTCTTCAGGGAGTGGTTCTCAGGAGGGGAGAGACTCAGTGAggcagagag CTACACTCTGTCCTGTGAGATTGAACCGCTGTCAGAGTCATCCAGCAATACTATCAGAGCCAAGAAAAACGGCGGCATCATGAAACGCTGGAGCGA TCGCCAGTTAACTGAGGCCAGCTGCAGCAGTGCAGGAAGCTCCCATTCCAAGTTGTTTGACCAGTCCCACATCAGACCGtgccagagagggggaggtgaTAGTGGGGACACCCTCAGCGTCACCTCAGCTGGCTCCAGTGGCTCTGACCTGGAGGATGTCAACGCCAGCTTCCTGTCTGACTCGCCGGATGCCCACGAGAGAAAG acctctaCATCCTCAGTAAAACATTCCGTCTCTGCTTTGGGGAAAGAAAGCCAGACTCCTGATCCCAACTCCACG ttTTGGGAGTCCACctccctgtcttctctagacACCTCAGGCATGGGTTCTGGTTCTGGCTCCAGCAGCGCCTcgtcctcctctgtgtcctccaccactcctctcccaGGTGCCTCACGCTCCCACAAGCGCTCCGTCTCAGCCGTGTCCTgctactctactctctccctgcccctctaCAACCAGCAGGTGGATGACTGCTGCATCATCAGAGTCAGCCTAGACGTGGACAACGGCAACATGTACAAGAGCATCCTG GTGACCAGTCAGGACAAGACACCAGCAGTCATCAGTAAAGCCATGGTGAAACACAACCTGGAGCGAGAGAAAACGGAGGACTATGAGTTGATGCAAAAAATCTCTGAAGAAAAAG AGCTGCGGATCCCAAACAATGCCAACGTTTTCTATGCCATGAACTCTACCGCCAACTATGACTTTGTGCTGAAGAAACGTGGCTTGTCCAAGAAAGGCCGTGCCAAGAGTGTAGCCAGCTCCACGCTGCCCCGCATGAAGCAGAAGGGCCTAAAAATCGCCAAAGGGATCTTCTGA
- the LOC129853404 gene encoding ral guanine nucleotide dissociation stimulator-like isoform X3, protein METKSLSSFHKALAQPVKMCMFDFPVNILDDLNSTQEIGEEVEEGAVFTITLRKVQLHQSASKGQRWLGVETDSALSLYETCKVRTIKAGTLERLVEYMVSAFRGKDSTYVTIFLCTYRSFATTKQVLDLLLNRYANLQNQPGIDVHRHTQDDSTELRNTVSSILGAWLDQYSEDFWSPPQYSCLHHLMSYLHHHFPGSDLERRARNLLALLHRKQQCEPDLDEHIGCPFAMQEESGFEDELPALNFLSFDPIMVAEQFTLMDADLFKKVVPYHCLGGIWSQRDKKGKEHLAPTIRATVAQFNCVTNCVITTCLSNPCLKPTQRARLVERWIEVARECRILKNFSSLRAILSALQCNSLHRLKRTWDEVSRENFRTFRELSEIFSDDNNYSLSRELLVKEGTSKFATLEINPKRAQRRHQQQRDLGVMQGTIPYLGTFLTDLVMMDTAMKDYTESGLINFEKRRKEFEVIAQIKLLQLASNNYSFTQDSFFREWFSGGERLSEAESYTLSCEIEPLSESSSNTIRAKKNGGIMKRWSDRQLTEASCSSAGSSHSKLFDQSHIRPCQRGGGDSGDTLSVTSAGSSGSDLEDVNASFLSDSPDAHERKTSTSSVKHSVSALGKESQTPDPNSTFWESTSLSSLDTSGMGSGSGSSSASSSSVSSTTPLPGASRSHKRSVSAVSCYSTLSLPLYNQQVDDCCIIRVSLDVDNGNMYKSILVTSQDKTPAVISKAMVKHNLEREKTEDYELMQKISEEKELRIPNNANVFYAMNSTANYDFVLKKRGLSKKGRAKSVASSTLPRMKQKGLKIAKGIF, encoded by the exons AACTCGACACAGGAGATCggagaggaggtggaagagggggCAGTCTTCACCATCACCCTGAGGAAGGTACAGTTGCACCAGTCGGCCAGTAAGGGACAGCGATGGCTGGGCGTGGAGACAGACTCTGCTCTCAGCCTGTATGAGACGTGTAAAGTACGCACCATAAAGGCTGGTACGTTGGAGAGGCTGGTGGAATACATGGTGTCTGCGTTCAGGGGCAAGGACTCCACCTACGTCACCATCTTCCTCTGCACCTACCGCTCCTTCGCCACCACCAAGCAGGTGCTGGACCTCCTACTCAACAG GTATGCCAATCTACAGAACCAACCTGGGATAGatgtacacagacacactcagGATGACAGCACAGAGCTCAGAAA CACTGTGTCGTCCATCCTGGGGGCGTGGCTGGACCAGTACTCAGAGGACTTCTGGAGCCCTCCGCAGTATAGCTGTCTACACCACCTGATGTCCTACCTGCACCACCACTTCCCTGGCTCTGACCTGGAGCGCCGCGCACGCAACCTGCTGGCCCTCTTGCACCGAAAGCAGCAGTGTGAGCCCGACCTCGACG AGCACATTGGCTGTCCCTTCGCCATGCAGGAAGAGAGTGGCTTTGAAGACGAGCTTCCTGCCCTGAACTTCTTGTCCTTTGACCCCATCATGGTTGCCGAGCAGTTCACACTCATGGATGCG GATCTGTTCAAGAAGGTGGTCCCTTACCACTGCCTGGGGGGCATCTGGTCCCAGCGGGATAAGAAGGGGAAGGAACACCTGGCCCCCACCATTCGGGCCACAGTGGCCCAGTTCAACTGTGTCACCAACTGTGTCATCACCACCTGCCTGAGCAACCCCTGTCTGAAACCCACCCAGCGAGCCAGACTGGTGGAGCGCTGGATAGAGGTGGCCAGG GAATGTCGTATCCTCAAGAACTTCTCGTCCCTGCGAGCTATTCTCTCTGCCCTGCAGTGTAACTCTCTCCACCGACTCAAGAGGACATGGGATGAGGTGTCCAG AGAGAATTTCCGCACCTTCCGTGAGCTGTCAGAGATCTTCTCAGATGACAACAACTACTCTCTAAGCCGAGAGCTGCTGGTCAAG gagggCACCTCCAAATTTGCCACCCTGGAAATCAACCCAAAACGAGCACAGAGGAGACACCAACAGCAGAGAGACTTG GGGGTGATGCAGGGGACCATTCCTTACCTGGGCACCTTCCTCACTGACCTGGTCATGATGGACACAGCTATGAAAGACTACACAGAG AGTGGACTCATCAACTTTGAGAAGCGACGAAAG GAGTTTGAGGTGATAGCTCAGATTAAGCTGCTGCAGCTGGCATCCAACAACTACAGTTTCACCCAGGACAGCTTCTTCAGGGAGTGGTTCTCAGGAGGGGAGAGACTCAGTGAggcagagag CTACACTCTGTCCTGTGAGATTGAACCGCTGTCAGAGTCATCCAGCAATACTATCAGAGCCAAGAAAAACGGCGGCATCATGAAACGCTGGAGCGA TCGCCAGTTAACTGAGGCCAGCTGCAGCAGTGCAGGAAGCTCCCATTCCAAGTTGTTTGACCAGTCCCACATCAGACCGtgccagagagggggaggtgaTAGTGGGGACACCCTCAGCGTCACCTCAGCTGGCTCCAGTGGCTCTGACCTGGAGGATGTCAACGCCAGCTTCCTGTCTGACTCGCCGGATGCCCACGAGAGAAAG acctctaCATCCTCAGTAAAACATTCCGTCTCTGCTTTGGGGAAAGAAAGCCAGACTCCTGATCCCAACTCCACG ttTTGGGAGTCCACctccctgtcttctctagacACCTCAGGCATGGGTTCTGGTTCTGGCTCCAGCAGCGCCTcgtcctcctctgtgtcctccaccactcctctcccaGGTGCCTCACGCTCCCACAAGCGCTCCGTCTCAGCCGTGTCCTgctactctactctctccctgcccctctaCAACCAGCAGGTGGATGACTGCTGCATCATCAGAGTCAGCCTAGACGTGGACAACGGCAACATGTACAAGAGCATCCTG GTGACCAGTCAGGACAAGACACCAGCAGTCATCAGTAAAGCCATGGTGAAACACAACCTGGAGCGAGAGAAAACGGAGGACTATGAGTTGATGCAAAAAATCTCTGAAGAAAAAG AGCTGCGGATCCCAAACAATGCCAACGTTTTCTATGCCATGAACTCTACCGCCAACTATGACTTTGTGCTGAAGAAACGTGGCTTGTCCAAGAAAGGCCGTGCCAAGAGTGTAGCCAGCTCCACGCTGCCCCGCATGAAGCAGAAGGGCCTAAAAATCGCCAAAGGGATCTTCTGA